TTATTCAACCGGAGACTTCAGAGGAACTCAAGTTTCTGAAATAAAGACACTATATTTAGCAGGTGAGCTTTGCAGAAGAACAACAAAAACAGAACAAGCTGTTAAGTATTTCTCAAAAGTAATCGAACAGCAAAGCAAAACGATTGAAAAAAATATTATCAGTCTCGCAAAAGATGGCTGGCTAAAAATCAGAGAGCTGCAAAAAGCTTAAAAGCAGGCGAGTTTCGCCTGCTTTGTCTGTGTTCCTTCTATTTAAAACATCGGATTTTCTTCTATATGCTTGTACACATTCTGAACAAGCTCTTCAGGTGTTTCACCTGTCACCATTTCTCCGTCTACAAGGGCAAATAAAGATTCCCCGCACTGTCCGCACATGCCTAAACAGCCATAATCTATTACATCCAGTTTATCATCCTGCTCTAATTGGAGCTTTGCCGGTTCTGCCCCGGATGCTAGATTGCTTAAACAAAATTCAATAATCGGTTTAAACAATATAATCACCTCTTCAATAACACATATACTAACTTTTTTTATTTTATTTATCAAGCTTAACAGTATGTTTGTTATTTCTTCTTCAATTAAGAATAAACCGCCTAATCCTCATAATATACTTAAAAATAGTTAAGGATAAAATGCTTCGAAAAAGTTGTATATATTAACAACCTTTGTTCAAATACAATATGAATGTCCTTTTTAGGGAGGTTTTATGAAAAAACTAATTATACTTGGAGGCGGCTATGGCGGCATGATGCTGTTGTCCCGCCTGATTTCTAATCTGCCATATAACATAATGGTTATCCTTATTGATAGAGCCCCTTACCATTTTTTAAAGACAGAATACTATGCTCTAGCCGCAGGCACCGTCACAGATGAGCATATTAGGATTCCCTTTCCTAAACATCCCCAAGTTTCCATTCTAAATGCAGAAGTAGCAAGTATTGATTTACCATCACATAAAGTGAATCTCGTAAATGGAGAAAGCATCGTTTACGATGATTTAGTTATTGGCTTAGGCTGCGAGGATAACTATCATGGCATAACAGGAGCCGATAAGTTTACACACAGCATTCAAACGAGAAGCCGCTCACAGATGACTTACTCAGAGCTTAATCTATTGGCGGAGGAATCAAGGGTTGCTATCATCGGCGGAGGCTTAAGCGGGGTGGAGCTCGCCTCTGAAATTGCGGAGAGCCGCCAAGATTTGCATGTTACCTTGTTTGACCGGGGAGATACAATCCTTTCATCATATCCTTCGAAGGTAAGCGATTATGTGGAGAAGTGGTTTGGAGAACGAAATGTGGAAATAATCAAAAATTCCACTATTACCTTAATTGAAGAGAATACGGTATACAATAATGGAGAGCCTTATCCCTTTGACTGCATTGTTTGGACTGCTGGCGTCAAGCCGAACAAAATAGTTCTCGATCTTGCGGCAGACAAAGATAAAAAAGGGCGAATACTTCTCACCGATCATCATCACTTGCCTGATGATGACAAAGTATTTGTAGTTGGAGACTGCGCGAGTCTTGGCCTGCCACCGAGCGCCCAGCTCGCAGAAAAACAGGCTGTGCAAATAGCTGCCGTTTTGATTGCCCGTTGGAAAGGAGAGAGACTTCCTTCCTTTCCAACGCTGAAACTGAAAGGGGTGCTGGGCTCACTTGGAAAAAAGCATGGATTTGGGCTTATTGCCAACACTGCATTGACTGGCCGTATTCCGAGAATTTTAAAGCACGGGGTATTATGGAAAGATAAAAATAAAAAAAAAAGTTACTTCATTCAGCCCAAAAATCGCGGCTGAAGTGATGAGGCTTTGAGCCTTTTGAGGCTGACGAGACAACATCTCTTCAGCCTGTTTTCTTTGGATTATTGTGCGCTATTGTATCCGTACCTTTCAAACTCCTCATAAATCCGTTTCAGCTTCGGATTGCCTTCACCAATTATTTCATCGTCAATTACGACAACTGGATAGAATAAATCTTCTTCAATGACCCTTTTACAAAAGGCGTTTTTATCCTCATCATAATTAGCTTCAAAGATATCATAATAATGAATCTTGAAATCTTGATCAGGGAATTTCCTTTTAAGAGCAGCCTGCAGCCACTCATATGTATCCTTTGAAGAAGGGAGATTCACACAGCTCGCACAAATTTGTTCTGCACCGTAAATGCTTATTTCTAATTCTCTTTTCATTTTTCTTCCTCTCTTTCCTGTTTAATTCACTCATTGAAGTGTTGACATTATTGTCTCAGGAAGAGACAATGCAATATGAAATAATGTTTAGGTGTTTTCATGTTTCTAGAATAGATTTTTCTCTTTAATGTGATTATAATAAATTATAGGAAAGGAGTCGATATGAATGGCAGAATTAGAAATGAGAGAACAAGTACAGGAAGTACTAGATAAATTACGCCCATTCCTTCTTAGAGATGGTGGGGATTGTGAATTGGTAGATGTGGAAGACGGCATCGTAAAATTGCGTTTGCTTGGAGCTTGCGGAAGCTGCCCAAGTTCGACAATCACGCTAAAAGCTGGTATTGAGCGCGCTCTTTTGGAAGAAGTTCCAGGGGTATATGAAGTAGAGCAAGTATTCTAATACAAACTTTAATAGCTAAAAAGGGCAGCCAATGGCTGCCCTTTTTATATATTGCTGTATGCTTTCCCTTTTACTTCCACACCATTCTTATCAATTTGCACGGGAAGATAATTCATATCAGGCAAAAGCTCCTTCAGTCCAGCGGCAACCGCTTCTGTCTTCCCTGTTTCAATGAAACATAAGACTGTTGGACCTGCACCGCTTAAGGCGACACCGTATGCCCCTAATTTCTGAGCATGCTGTTCTATTATCTCCAGATGCGGGACAAGCTCCTTTCGATACGGCTGATGATATTTGTCCAGCGCCATCATCTTGCCGGCAAGCTTGTTGTTGCCTGTCAGCAATGCGGCCACAAGAAGATTGGAAACAGCACCTGCTGCAACTGCTTCTGCAAATGGCATCGATTTAGGGAGCACATCTCTTGCTGATTTCGTAAGAAGCTCTTCATTCGGTATAACCGCCAGCAATTCCAATTCTACTGAATGGATTACTTCCACATCTGCCTCGCTTCCAAGCTGACATCCAACCACAAGGCCGCCAAATATGCTTGCACCGACATTATCCGGATGCCCTTCCATATTGGTTGCGATGGTAAATTTCTCTTCCTCTGTCAATTGAAGCTCACCTAAGGAATCGGCAAGCTCTATTGCAGCAACAATTGCCGACGCACTAGAACCGAGA
This DNA window, taken from Niallia sp. Man26, encodes the following:
- the thrB gene encoding homoserine kinase, encoding MMESEMLQIKVPASTANLGPGFDSLGMALSLYLIVEASPAEKWEVIPLSEKLKTFPSDESNFIIATAIQVAKSYNKELPPCRVSVSSEIPLARGLGSSASAIVAAIELADSLGELQLTEEEKFTIATNMEGHPDNVGASIFGGLVVGCQLGSEADVEVIHSVELELLAVIPNEELLTKSARDVLPKSMPFAEAVAAGAVSNLLVAALLTGNNKLAGKMMALDKYHQPYRKELVPHLEIIEQHAQKLGAYGVALSGAGPTVLCFIETGKTEAVAAGLKELLPDMNYLPVQIDKNGVEVKGKAYSNI
- a CDS encoding YuzD family protein, with the translated sequence MKRELEISIYGAEQICASCVNLPSSKDTYEWLQAALKRKFPDQDFKIHYYDIFEANYDEDKNAFCKRVIEEDLFYPVVVIDDEIIGEGNPKLKRIYEEFERYGYNSAQ
- a CDS encoding NAD(P)/FAD-dependent oxidoreductase, whose product is MKKLIILGGGYGGMMLLSRLISNLPYNIMVILIDRAPYHFLKTEYYALAAGTVTDEHIRIPFPKHPQVSILNAEVASIDLPSHKVNLVNGESIVYDDLVIGLGCEDNYHGITGADKFTHSIQTRSRSQMTYSELNLLAEESRVAIIGGGLSGVELASEIAESRQDLHVTLFDRGDTILSSYPSKVSDYVEKWFGERNVEIIKNSTITLIEENTVYNNGEPYPFDCIVWTAGVKPNKIVLDLAADKDKKGRILLTDHHHLPDDDKVFVVGDCASLGLPPSAQLAEKQAVQIAAVLIARWKGERLPSFPTLKLKGVLGSLGKKHGFGLIANTALTGRIPRILKHGVLWKDKNKKKSYFIQPKNRG
- a CDS encoding YuzB family protein; protein product: MFKPIIEFCLSNLASGAEPAKLQLEQDDKLDVIDYGCLGMCGQCGESLFALVDGEMVTGETPEELVQNVYKHIEENPMF
- a CDS encoding NifU family protein; the protein is MAELEMREQVQEVLDKLRPFLLRDGGDCELVDVEDGIVKLRLLGACGSCPSSTITLKAGIERALLEEVPGVYEVEQVF